One segment of Herbaspirillum hiltneri N3 DNA contains the following:
- a CDS encoding MFS transporter yields MASTHIHHPEVPGKFSANTPVGGSDNVNNAKSDHPVIAPGDIAIGVVIGRASEYFDFFVYAIASVLVFPTIFFPFEQRLEGTLYSFTIFAFAFLARPFGTMLFMAIQKKLGREVKLTLALFLLGLSTAGIAFLPTYEHLGFTAIVLLSVLRIGQGLALGGSWDGLPSLLALNVPKNKRGWYAMLGQLGAPVGFIVAGLVFAYLIGNLSSDDFLEWGWRYPFYVAFAINVVALFARLRLVASEEYASLLAERELEPTSVVEIARTQGRNLIIGALAALASYALFHLVSVFPLSWISLYSMRSMSDFLMVQVFGAVLMMVGIVLSGPIADRFGRRTTLGALAVLIAVLSGFVPTLINGGDTGQDIFILVGFALLGLSYGQAAGAVTANFPSKYRYTGAALTSDLAWLVGAGFAPLVALGLSAHFGLAYVSIYLLSGAVCSLAALSVNRALDIR; encoded by the coding sequence ATGGCTAGCACTCATATTCATCACCCTGAAGTTCCTGGCAAATTTTCTGCAAATACGCCTGTCGGTGGTTCTGATAATGTCAACAATGCCAAATCTGATCATCCAGTGATTGCACCCGGCGATATTGCAATCGGCGTGGTCATCGGAAGGGCTTCAGAATACTTCGATTTCTTCGTGTATGCCATAGCCTCGGTGTTGGTTTTTCCCACTATTTTCTTTCCATTTGAACAACGCCTCGAGGGCACGCTCTACTCCTTCACCATTTTTGCCTTCGCGTTTCTGGCGCGTCCGTTCGGCACCATGCTGTTCATGGCCATCCAGAAAAAGCTCGGGCGCGAGGTCAAGCTGACGCTTGCCCTGTTCCTGCTGGGCCTGTCGACGGCCGGCATCGCTTTCCTGCCGACATATGAACATCTGGGCTTCACCGCCATCGTGCTGCTCTCCGTGCTGCGTATCGGCCAGGGCCTGGCGCTGGGCGGTTCCTGGGACGGCTTGCCGTCGCTGCTGGCGCTCAACGTGCCGAAGAACAAGCGCGGCTGGTACGCCATGCTCGGCCAGCTCGGTGCGCCTGTCGGCTTCATCGTCGCCGGCCTGGTGTTCGCCTACCTGATCGGCAACCTGAGCAGCGACGACTTCCTCGAGTGGGGCTGGCGCTATCCGTTCTATGTCGCCTTCGCAATCAACGTCGTGGCGCTGTTCGCCCGTCTGCGCCTGGTAGCCTCGGAGGAATATGCCAGCCTGCTGGCCGAACGTGAACTGGAACCGACCAGCGTCGTCGAGATTGCCCGCACCCAGGGCCGCAACCTGATCATCGGCGCCCTTGCCGCACTGGCCAGCTATGCACTGTTCCATCTGGTGTCGGTGTTCCCGCTGTCGTGGATCTCGCTGTATTCGATGCGCTCGATGAGCGACTTCCTGATGGTGCAGGTGTTCGGTGCGGTGCTGATGATGGTCGGCATCGTGCTGTCCGGCCCCATCGCCGACCGCTTCGGCCGGCGCACCACGCTGGGCGCCCTGGCGGTGCTGATCGCGGTGCTGAGCGGCTTCGTGCCGACGCTGATCAACGGCGGCGACACCGGACAGGACATCTTCATCCTGGTCGGCTTCGCCCTGCTCGGTCTGTCCTACGGCCAGGCCGCCGGTGCGGTGACCGCCAACTTCCCGAGCAAGTATCGCTACACCGGCGCGGCGCTGACCTCCGATCTGGCCTGGCTGGTCGGCGCAGGTTTTGCACCCCTGGTGGCGCTGGGATTGTCGGCGCACTTCGGCCTGGCTTACGTGAGCATCTACCTGCTGTCGGGCGCGGTCTGCTCGCTGGCGGCGCTGAGCGTGAACCGCGCTCTGGATATCCGCTGA
- a CDS encoding LLM class flavin-dependent oxidoreductase codes for MSGPKKQLRLGAFLQATGHHVAGWRHPRAQPDAGQNIAHYRQIAQTAERARFDALFLADGVAIRSHDAETLHLTSRAATFEPLTLLSALSQSTAHIGLVATVSTTYNEPYHVARKFASLDHLSNGRAGWNVVTSWSESEAHNFNLDKHPEHGARYERAEEFVDVVRGLWDSWEDDAFRFDQAEGVHFDSSKLHAIHHKGKHFSVRGPLNVARPVQGHPVVVQAGSSGPGQELAARTAEVIFTAQQSLEDAQHFYSGLKSRLAKYGREPDELKIMPGVFPVVGRSESEAREKFEELQSLIHPSVGLSLLQQHLGGIDLSGYPLDGPLPENLQEPNGTKSRFQLVTALARREQLTIRQLYLRVATARGHWSIHGTPESIVDRLEEWFLKGGADGFNIMPPTLPGGLDDFVELVLPELRRRGLFRTEYEGKTLRENLGLARPAHRIYRQGGDILDRVA; via the coding sequence ATGAGCGGCCCGAAAAAACAACTGCGCCTGGGTGCCTTCCTGCAGGCGACCGGACATCACGTGGCGGGTTGGCGGCATCCGCGCGCGCAACCAGATGCCGGCCAGAACATCGCGCATTACCGGCAGATCGCACAGACCGCCGAGCGCGCCAGGTTCGATGCCTTGTTCCTGGCCGACGGTGTGGCGATTCGTTCGCACGATGCAGAGACCTTGCACCTGACGTCGCGCGCGGCGACCTTCGAGCCGCTGACGCTGTTGTCGGCGCTGTCGCAATCGACCGCGCACATCGGGCTGGTGGCGACGGTGTCGACCACTTATAACGAGCCTTACCATGTGGCGCGCAAATTCGCCTCGCTCGACCATCTGAGCAACGGCCGCGCGGGGTGGAACGTGGTGACCTCGTGGTCGGAGTCGGAGGCGCACAACTTCAATCTCGACAAGCATCCCGAGCACGGTGCACGGTATGAACGCGCTGAAGAATTCGTCGACGTCGTGCGCGGCTTGTGGGACAGCTGGGAAGACGACGCCTTCCGCTTCGACCAGGCCGAGGGCGTGCATTTCGATAGCAGCAAGCTGCATGCGATCCATCACAAGGGCAAGCATTTCTCGGTGCGCGGGCCGCTCAATGTGGCGCGCCCTGTGCAGGGACATCCGGTGGTGGTGCAGGCCGGGTCGTCCGGGCCGGGCCAGGAGCTGGCGGCGCGCACGGCGGAAGTGATCTTTACCGCTCAGCAATCGCTGGAAGACGCGCAGCATTTCTACAGCGGGCTGAAATCGCGTCTCGCCAAATACGGCCGCGAACCTGATGAATTGAAGATCATGCCGGGAGTGTTCCCGGTAGTCGGCCGCAGCGAAAGCGAAGCACGGGAGAAGTTCGAAGAACTGCAATCGCTGATTCACCCCAGCGTCGGCCTGTCGCTGCTGCAACAGCATCTGGGCGGCATCGACCTGTCCGGATATCCGCTCGACGGCCCGCTGCCGGAAAACCTGCAGGAGCCGAACGGCACCAAGAGCCGCTTCCAACTGGTGACGGCGCTGGCGCGACGCGAGCAGCTGACGATCCGCCAGCTATACCTGCGCGTGGCGACTGCGCGCGGTCACTGGTCCATCCACGGTACGCCGGAGAGCATCGTCGACCGGCTTGAAGAGTGGTTCCTGAAGGGTGGCGCGGATGGGTTCAATATCATGCCGCCGACCTTGCCGGGCGGACTCGACGACTTCGTCGAGCTGGTGCTGCCGGAATTGCGCCGGCGCGGCTTGTTCCGCACCGAGTATGAAGGAAAGACCTTGCGCGAAAACCTGGGACTGGCGCGACCGGCGCACAGGATCTACCGGCAGGGCGGCGACATATTGGATCGGGTGGCTTAA
- a CDS encoding DUF4865 family protein: protein MLSKQYSHRLPVDYDVSAIRRRAAARGPMWDDTPGLYFKSFSLREAGKNGAPTNVYSSIYLWKDAAAAADFLTSDRFDAVLAAFGRPGVEMWLPLDVQAGPALQGRWIYREDLPFGDTTDMGALRDAERERNQALAQRAETVAAVTALDPAGWKLVRLHITSAFYDAGHAGDGYEVLHLAQPLLGELRK from the coding sequence ATGCTCTCGAAACAATATTCACACCGCCTTCCCGTCGACTACGACGTCAGCGCCATCCGTCGTCGCGCCGCCGCACGCGGCCCGATGTGGGACGACACGCCGGGTCTGTACTTCAAGTCCTTCTCGTTGCGCGAGGCCGGCAAGAACGGTGCGCCCACCAACGTCTATTCTTCAATCTATCTGTGGAAGGATGCGGCCGCCGCCGCCGACTTCCTGACCAGCGATCGTTTCGATGCGGTGCTGGCCGCCTTCGGCCGGCCCGGTGTCGAGATGTGGCTGCCGCTGGATGTGCAAGCCGGTCCGGCGCTGCAGGGACGCTGGATCTATCGCGAAGACCTGCCATTTGGAGACACCACCGACATGGGAGCGTTGCGTGACGCCGAACGCGAACGTAATCAAGCCTTGGCGCAGCGCGCGGAGACGGTTGCCGCAGTGACCGCGCTCGATCCGGCCGGCTGGAAACTGGTGCGGCTGCATATTACGTCGGCGTTCTACGATGCAGGGCATGCCGGCGACGGTTATGAAGTGCTGCATCTGGCGCAGCCCTTGCTGGGAGAACTGCGCAAATAA
- a CDS encoding ABC transporter permease, translating into MARSSSYDTQDKHPVPKFLRGWILPAALVLLWWLAVKFNWSASPLLVPVDKVWDTAVRQVRSGELAIALEASLRRDLIGFAIGVSAGLAFGIAFGLSRLFERLIGPTFHTLKQISLFAWIPLLSVWFGLGDAAKVAFLSLAAFFPVVLNTFEGIRSVPADLVEAARVLKFNRRQWLYKLILPAAAPSILAGIHLALIYAWLATLGAEYLLVSGKGIGNTMIDGRELFLMDLVIFGVIVVGFVGFALNWLAARLERRLLAWRGRSVAQF; encoded by the coding sequence ATGGCGCGATCCTCTTCTTACGACACGCAAGACAAGCACCCCGTGCCGAAATTCCTGCGCGGCTGGATTTTGCCGGCGGCGCTCGTGCTGCTGTGGTGGCTGGCGGTGAAATTCAACTGGTCGGCTTCTCCCTTGCTGGTGCCGGTCGACAAGGTGTGGGACACCGCGGTCCGGCAAGTCCGCAGCGGCGAGTTGGCAATAGCGCTGGAAGCCAGCTTGCGCCGCGACCTGATCGGCTTCGCCATCGGCGTCAGCGCAGGGCTGGCGTTCGGGATCGCCTTCGGCTTGTCGCGACTGTTCGAGCGCCTGATCGGGCCGACCTTCCACACGCTCAAGCAGATTTCGCTGTTCGCCTGGATTCCGCTGCTGTCGGTCTGGTTCGGCCTGGGCGATGCCGCCAAGGTGGCGTTCCTGTCGCTGGCGGCATTTTTCCCGGTGGTGCTCAACACCTTCGAAGGCATACGCAGCGTGCCGGCCGATCTGGTCGAGGCGGCGCGGGTACTGAAATTCAATCGCCGCCAGTGGCTGTACAAACTGATCCTGCCGGCGGCGGCGCCGTCGATCCTGGCCGGCATCCATCTGGCGCTGATCTACGCGTGGCTGGCGACGCTGGGGGCGGAATACCTGCTGGTGTCGGGCAAGGGCATCGGCAACACCATGATCGATGGCCGTGAATTGTTCCTGATGGACCTGGTGATTTTCGGCGTGATCGTGGTCGGCTTTGTCGGCTTCGCGCTGAACTGGCTGGCGGCGCGGCTGGAACGCCGTTTGCTGGCGTGGCGCGGCCGTTCGGTCGCGCAATTTTAA
- a CDS encoding ABC transporter substrate-binding protein: MTLDRRTVLKQLAASGVGAGAAILGLQARAANKPAIVRIGVAQPGIGNPPQFSGSSAAVANAKGWVEEEFKADGIKVEWFFFKGAGPAVNEALSNKQLDFAFQGDLPSIVAKSAGLKTRLILATGVRSNIYLAVPPDSPIQSVKDLRGKRVAIFKGTNAQLPINRVLEANSLQERDLRAINLDQATTLAALSTKDIDAAFGNINLLRLRDKNAARIVYSSKGGSPIFTTQSHVLVTDEFAQQYPQITARVVKTFVKTSKWASDEVNREEVLRLWAKAGTPYEHWREDYDGEPLRVRINPNFDPFLVARYKDSVEQAYRLKLSRSRFDVDQWIDQRYLKAALKELNLETYWPIFQVNGKILGT, from the coding sequence ATGACCCTGGATCGCAGAACCGTACTCAAGCAGTTGGCCGCAAGCGGCGTCGGCGCCGGTGCGGCGATATTGGGTCTGCAAGCGCGTGCGGCCAACAAGCCGGCGATTGTGCGCATCGGTGTGGCGCAGCCTGGCATCGGCAATCCGCCGCAATTCTCCGGCAGCTCGGCGGCTGTCGCCAACGCCAAGGGCTGGGTCGAAGAGGAGTTCAAGGCCGACGGCATCAAGGTCGAGTGGTTCTTCTTCAAAGGCGCCGGTCCGGCAGTCAATGAAGCCTTGAGCAACAAGCAGCTGGATTTCGCTTTCCAGGGCGACCTGCCTTCCATCGTGGCGAAATCGGCGGGACTCAAGACCAGGCTGATCCTGGCTACCGGCGTGCGATCCAACATCTATCTCGCGGTGCCGCCAGACTCGCCGATCCAATCCGTCAAGGATCTGCGCGGCAAGCGCGTCGCCATCTTCAAGGGCACCAACGCGCAGTTGCCGATCAATCGCGTCCTGGAGGCGAACAGCCTGCAGGAGCGCGACCTGCGCGCCATCAATCTCGATCAGGCCACCACGCTGGCGGCGCTAAGCACCAAGGACATCGACGCCGCGTTCGGCAACATCAACCTGCTGCGCCTGCGCGACAAGAACGCCGCGCGCATCGTCTACAGCAGCAAAGGCGGCTCACCGATTTTCACGACGCAGTCGCACGTGCTGGTGACGGACGAATTTGCGCAGCAATATCCGCAAATCACCGCGCGCGTGGTCAAGACGTTCGTGAAGACCTCGAAGTGGGCGTCGGACGAAGTCAACCGGGAAGAGGTGCTGCGCCTGTGGGCCAAGGCCGGAACGCCTTACGAACACTGGCGCGAAGACTACGACGGCGAGCCGTTGCGCGTGCGCATCAATCCCAACTTCGATCCTTTCCTGGTCGCGCGCTACAAGGATTCGGTCGAACAAGCCTATCGCCTGAAACTGAGCCGGTCCAGGTTCGATGTCGATCAATGGATCGATCAGCGTTACCTCAAGGCTGCTCTGAAAGAGCTGAACCTGGAAACCTATTGGCCGATTTTCCAGGTCAACGGCAAGATCCTGGGGACCTGA
- a CDS encoding ABC transporter permease, which produces MSAQQAVLELPSSASPVPELAQEQGKAPRARFRGNWSPRWLALPFPLFLLLLWHVAAQFEWVAPQVLPSPQSVLLTFIDLAASGEMFDNLKISLLRVLLGFGVGLAGGLLLGVAMGLSRVFKDYVYPLFKAFSQVPVLGWLPLLMLLVGIDEALKIILISKAALVPIALNTFKGIENVPARYVEVARVLRFSRWQLLTRVIFPAALPPVWNGVRYGFTHAWLALVVVELLASSEGLGYMIVFGRQLFQLDVVMAAVVVVGAVGYVLDRVLARIETVLLGWRRTGF; this is translated from the coding sequence ATGAGCGCGCAGCAGGCAGTTCTGGAGTTGCCATCCTCCGCATCGCCGGTTCCTGAACTCGCGCAGGAGCAAGGGAAGGCGCCGCGTGCGCGCTTCCGCGGCAACTGGTCGCCGCGCTGGCTGGCCTTGCCGTTTCCCTTGTTCCTGTTGCTGCTGTGGCATGTCGCCGCGCAATTCGAATGGGTGGCGCCGCAGGTGTTGCCTTCGCCGCAATCGGTGTTGCTGACCTTCATTGATCTGGCGGCTTCGGGCGAGATGTTCGACAACCTCAAGATCAGTTTGCTGCGCGTGCTGCTCGGCTTCGGCGTGGGCCTGGCCGGCGGCTTGCTGCTGGGTGTGGCGATGGGCCTGTCGCGGGTATTCAAGGACTATGTCTATCCGCTGTTCAAGGCGTTCAGCCAGGTTCCGGTGCTCGGGTGGCTGCCCTTGCTGATGCTGCTGGTGGGCATTGACGAGGCGCTCAAGATCATCCTGATTTCCAAGGCGGCGCTGGTGCCGATTGCGCTCAATACATTCAAGGGCATCGAGAACGTGCCGGCGCGCTATGTCGAAGTGGCGCGCGTGCTTAGGTTCTCGCGCTGGCAGCTGCTGACGCGCGTGATCTTCCCGGCAGCGCTGCCGCCGGTCTGGAACGGGGTGCGCTATGGCTTTACCCATGCCTGGCTGGCGCTGGTGGTGGTCGAGTTGTTGGCTTCGTCGGAGGGCCTGGGCTACATGATCGTGTTCGGGCGGCAGTTGTTTCAGCTCGATGTCGTGATGGCGGCGGTGGTGGTGGTCGGCGCGGTCGGTTATGTGCTGGACCGCGTGCTGGCGCGCATTGAAACAGTGCTGCTCGGCTGGCGCCGTACCGGCTTCTGA
- a CDS encoding methyl-accepting chemotaxis protein, translating into MFTSIRTRILFFSIALLVASLGVVGAVSYVIVKADNDRAIDESARSIADGYASAINEWVAAKASMAAAAADGVLQADPVFVIKQLQKSGGFYVTTFGKEDKTAYTSAEGLPAGYDPTGRSWYQQSVKAGKAVVTKPYTDVVTKKPMVSFTAQVRKDGVLQGVVAAAVFLDGVSNVVKAVHPTPASFAFLVDRDGMMLAHPDAQWINKPVKDWNPELTAERLNSLAGNDASKEIVLNGAAKLVQAIAVKDTEWTLLVAIDKADVNAGMRHATQSSLIAIVLVAALAALILRLITAAVFRRLSQVRNAMDSIGSGNGDLTMRLPEDGKDEVTQIARSFNVFVQKITTILQEIRHTSDAVKVSSSEIASGNLDLSGRTEQQAGALEETASAMEELTSTVKQNSDNARQANQLALAASAIAKEGGEVVGNVVATMEAINQSSRQIVDIIGVIDGIAFQTNILALNAAVEAARAGEQGRGFAVVASEVRSLAQRSAQAAKEIKVLIDSSVSKVSDGGLLVEKAGQTMVEIVDSVRNVSAIVSEIANASSEQSTGIEEINRAITHMDEATQQNAALVEQAAAAAQSLQDQATSLAAIVGGFKMATPQ; encoded by the coding sequence ATGTTTACCTCAATCAGAACGCGTATTTTATTTTTCAGCATTGCCTTGCTTGTTGCGAGCCTGGGCGTAGTCGGCGCCGTCTCTTACGTCATCGTCAAGGCGGACAACGACCGCGCCATCGACGAGAGCGCGCGTTCCATTGCCGACGGCTATGCCTCGGCGATCAACGAATGGGTCGCGGCCAAGGCCAGCATGGCCGCGGCAGCGGCAGACGGTGTGTTGCAAGCCGATCCGGTATTCGTCATCAAGCAGTTGCAGAAGAGCGGCGGCTTCTATGTCACGACCTTCGGCAAGGAAGACAAGACTGCCTACACGTCCGCCGAGGGATTGCCGGCCGGCTACGATCCGACCGGTCGGTCCTGGTACCAGCAATCGGTCAAGGCCGGAAAGGCCGTGGTGACCAAACCCTACACCGATGTCGTGACGAAGAAACCGATGGTGTCCTTCACCGCGCAGGTGAGAAAAGACGGCGTCTTGCAGGGCGTGGTGGCGGCTGCGGTGTTCCTCGACGGCGTCAGCAATGTGGTGAAAGCGGTGCATCCGACCCCGGCCAGTTTTGCCTTCCTGGTCGACCGCGACGGCATGATGCTGGCCCACCCGGATGCGCAATGGATCAACAAGCCGGTCAAGGACTGGAACCCCGAACTGACGGCGGAACGTCTCAATAGCCTGGCCGGCAATGACGCCAGCAAGGAAATCGTGCTCAACGGCGCCGCCAAGCTGGTTCAGGCAATCGCGGTCAAAGACACCGAATGGACCTTGCTGGTGGCGATCGACAAGGCCGACGTCAACGCCGGCATGCGCCACGCCACGCAATCGTCGCTGATCGCCATCGTGCTGGTGGCGGCGTTGGCGGCACTGATCCTGCGACTGATCACTGCGGCGGTGTTCCGGCGCCTGTCGCAGGTGCGCAATGCGATGGACAGCATCGGTTCCGGCAACGGCGACCTGACCATGCGCCTGCCGGAAGACGGCAAGGATGAAGTCACCCAGATCGCCAGGTCCTTCAACGTCTTCGTGCAAAAGATCACCACCATCTTGCAAGAGATCCGGCATACCAGCGACGCCGTCAAGGTATCGTCGTCCGAAATCGCCAGCGGCAACCTCGACTTGTCCGGCCGCACCGAGCAGCAAGCCGGAGCCCTGGAAGAAACCGCTTCCGCGATGGAAGAACTGACCTCCACCGTCAAGCAGAACTCGGACAATGCACGGCAGGCCAATCAACTGGCGCTGGCGGCATCGGCGATTGCCAAAGAAGGCGGCGAAGTGGTCGGCAACGTCGTCGCCACCATGGAAGCCATCAATCAGTCGTCGCGCCAGATTGTCGACATCATCGGCGTGATCGACGGCATTGCGTTCCAGACCAACATTCTTGCCTTGAACGCCGCAGTGGAAGCCGCGCGGGCCGGTGAGCAAGGGCGTGGTTTTGCGGTGGTGGCGAGCGAAGTGCGCAGCCTGGCGCAACGCAGCGCGCAAGCCGCCAAGGAAATCAAGGTGCTGATCGACTCGTCGGTATCGAAGGTGAGCGACGGCGGCCTGCTGGTCGAGAAGGCCGGGCAGACCATGGTGGAAATCGTCGACAGCGTCAGGAACGTCAGCGCCATCGTGAGCGAAATCGCCAACGCCAGTTCCGAGCAAAGCACCGGCATCGAAGAAATCAACCGCGCCATCACGCACATGGATGAGGCCACGCAGCAGAACGCCGCGCTGGTGGAGCAAGCCGCCGCAGCCGCGCAATCATTGCAGGATCAGGCGACCAGCTTGGCGGCCATTGTCGGCGGATTCAAGATGGCGACGCCGCAGTGA
- a CDS encoding TauD/TfdA dioxygenase family protein, with protein sequence MSEALLDLNPVAGRIGAEIRNVRLSGDLGRETFNAIRQALLKYKVLFFRGQQHLDDAGQEAFAGLWGELVAHPTVPVRDGTGYLLELDSVHGGRANSWHTDVTFDLAYPQASILRAVVIPQAGGDTVWANTAQAYLDLPPALRQLADSLWALHTNDYDYAARFNTDDAGLKRYREVFTSTIYETEHPVVRVHPESGERTLVLGHFVKKLLGYPTGDSEHLLKLLESYVTRLENTVRWRWTAGDIAIWDNRATQHYAINDYGSQHRVVRRVTIAGDVPVGVDGRRSVSRNVQDKVRTHGVATDSGVAVAS encoded by the coding sequence ATGTCCGAAGCATTGCTCGATCTGAATCCCGTCGCCGGCCGCATCGGCGCCGAAATCCGCAACGTGCGCCTGTCCGGCGACCTCGGCCGGGAGACATTCAACGCCATCCGCCAGGCGCTGCTGAAGTACAAGGTACTGTTCTTCCGCGGACAACAGCATCTGGACGACGCCGGCCAGGAGGCCTTCGCCGGACTGTGGGGTGAACTCGTGGCGCATCCGACCGTGCCGGTACGCGACGGCACCGGTTATTTGCTCGAACTGGATTCGGTGCATGGCGGCCGCGCCAACTCGTGGCATACCGACGTCACCTTCGATCTGGCGTATCCGCAGGCGTCGATCCTGCGCGCCGTGGTGATTCCGCAGGCGGGCGGCGACACCGTATGGGCGAACACGGCGCAGGCTTATCTCGATTTGCCGCCGGCCTTGCGCCAGTTGGCCGACAGCCTGTGGGCGCTGCACACGAATGACTACGACTATGCGGCGCGCTTCAATACCGATGACGCCGGTCTCAAGCGTTATCGCGAAGTCTTCACGTCGACGATCTATGAAACCGAACATCCGGTGGTGCGCGTGCATCCGGAGAGCGGTGAGCGCACCCTGGTGCTGGGACATTTCGTCAAGAAGCTGCTCGGTTATCCGACCGGCGATTCGGAGCATCTTCTGAAGCTGCTGGAAAGCTATGTCACTCGCCTGGAAAATACGGTGCGCTGGCGCTGGACGGCAGGCGACATCGCGATCTGGGATAACCGCGCGACCCAACACTATGCGATCAACGATTACGGCAGCCAGCATCGCGTGGTGCGGCGCGTGACGATAGCCGGCGACGTGCCGGTCGGTGTCGACGGTCGACGCAGCGTGTCGCGCAATGTCCAGGACAAGGTGCGCACGCACGGAGTCGCTACCGATTCAGGCGTGGCGGTGGCGTCATGA
- a CDS encoding ABC transporter ATP-binding protein, translated as MSQAGTLDIQHLSKSYPVKNGDLAVLEDVTLTIAPGEFVSIVGSSGCGKSTLLRLIVGLEEDYQGEVLLDGERIVGTSLRRGIVFQEHRLFPWLTVESNIQLGLLNADLTPGQKRQAVREHIALVGLDGFEKSYPHQLSGGMAQRVAIARALVSKPEILLLDEPFGALDALTRAYLQQELHRIWQAEGISMILVTHDVEEAIYLGDKVVVMEPRPGRIRRIVPVGLAHPRERAAVGFAEVKQQVLREFSGDSASLAEPPLRSDATDPELPEHSRQWRFAI; from the coding sequence ATGTCGCAAGCCGGCACGCTGGACATCCAGCATCTCAGTAAATCCTATCCCGTGAAGAACGGCGACCTGGCGGTCCTCGAAGACGTCACGCTGACCATCGCGCCGGGCGAGTTCGTCAGCATCGTCGGCTCCAGCGGCTGCGGAAAATCGACCTTGCTGCGCCTGATCGTGGGACTGGAAGAGGACTATCAGGGCGAGGTGCTGCTGGATGGCGAACGCATTGTCGGCACCAGCCTGCGGCGCGGCATCGTGTTCCAGGAGCACCGGCTGTTTCCCTGGCTGACGGTGGAGAGCAATATCCAGCTGGGGCTGCTCAACGCCGACCTGACACCGGGGCAGAAACGCCAGGCGGTGCGCGAACACATCGCGCTGGTCGGGCTCGACGGCTTCGAAAAATCCTATCCGCATCAGCTGTCGGGCGGCATGGCGCAGCGCGTGGCGATTGCACGCGCGCTGGTGAGCAAGCCGGAGATCCTGCTGCTGGACGAACCATTCGGTGCGCTTGATGCCTTGACGCGCGCATACCTGCAGCAGGAGCTGCATCGTATCTGGCAAGCCGAGGGCATCAGCATGATCCTGGTGACGCATGACGTCGAGGAGGCGATTTACCTGGGTGACAAGGTGGTGGTGATGGAGCCGCGGCCGGGACGCATCCGTCGCATCGTGCCGGTCGGTCTGGCGCATCCGCGCGAACGCGCAGCAGTCGGTTTTGCCGAGGTCAAGCAGCAGGTGCTGCGGGAATTTTCGGGCGACAGCGCCAGCCTCGCCGAGCCGCCTTTGCGCAGCGATGCGACCGATCCGGAGTTGCCGGAACATTCGCGCCAGTGGCGCTTCGCCATCTGA